In Rhododendron vialii isolate Sample 1 chromosome 9a, ASM3025357v1, the following are encoded in one genomic region:
- the LOC131299704 gene encoding glycine-rich protein DOT1-like, whose protein sequence is MAEPGGGGGNGGDRGGGDEVRQRGEPESPQIDDQTLGEAPSAISAEASGGLSGGDGHAAEVGGGDEGHTPGGIRRTPGSVVMVGPLVRRLDPSSGVEGVVITSLGSAGAGGSGSGSGDDGDRPETPVRDPARGKGPVVEEGASGEVPVGEVEFRSAVGSSAHVPITQGDFAEFVSEEELGRLLRENPGVVAAVLAAREDRARGGQPALGATEVQQARLSSVGL, encoded by the coding sequence ATGGCAGAACCCGGTGGTGGAGGCGGCAATGGCGGTGACAGAGGCGGTGGTGACGAGGTTCGGCAAAGGGGCGAACCCGAGAGCCCTCAAATCGACGATCAAACGCTAGGCGAAGCCCCGTCGGCGATCAGTGCTGAGGCTTCTGGGGGTTTGAGCGGTGGCGATGGCCATGCAGCGGAGGTTGGCGGTGGCGATGAGGGGCATACGCCAGGCGGGATACGGCGTACGCCAGGCTCTGTTGTGATGGTGGGTCCACTGGTTCGTCGATTGGATCCAAGCAGTGGGGTAGAGGGTGTGGTGATTACCAGTTTGGGCTCGGCTGGAGCCGGCGGCAGCGGTAGCGgcagtggtgatgatggtgatcGGCCGGAGACACCGGTGAGAGATCCGGCAAGGGGCAAGGGCCCGGTGGTTGAAGAGGGAGCATCCGGAGAGGTACCCGTGGGAGAGGTGGAGTTCAGGTCTGCAGTAGGGTCTTCGGCACACGTACCCATCACTCAAGGAGATTTTGCCGAGTTTGTGTCCGAGGAAGAACTCGGTCGGTTGCTCCGGGAGAACCCtggggtggtggctgcagtgctggCAGCACGAGAGGATAGGGCCCG